CCATCAGAGGAacgtggtggaggtgagagccGGACCTCGGCCTTACccgcaggtggaggtggagtctccTGGGTGGAGCGCGACGGCGCGTGACGCCCCTGGGGCCCGGTGCTGAGTCAGACGCCGAGCAATCTGTGCGCGTGACTCTTTCACACCGTGGTCGGCCTCCCAGCAGACCACAAAGGGCAGGCGCTACCGACACACGGCCCTCCACTGTCTCTGCGCCCCCACCCCCTGCCCGCCAGCCCCCCAGCTCCCTCCAGTAAGCTTCAGGAGTGCGATGTCCGTGCAGGGGTTTAATGAAAGCTCTGTTCTAAGAATCTTTACGTAGCGGACCCTGGTGGAATCGACCACGTGCTCAACACATTCTCTAAGCTTTCCTTTTGAAAGCGTTGCTTTATGCTGTCTGAGTAAATGTCCCGAAACCTTTTGTGTGCATATGCGTTCTGTGATTTTCATAAAAATGGAAAAGGCAAACAAGGCTCTTTCACACTGTGAACGTAACAGAGCTGGGACCAGAAACCCACTCACGGAGGGTTTGGAGACAAAAATTGGGTTTTTGTGTAAAGACTGGGTTTGCTGCTGAGCCAGAATGCTGTTCAGTATACATTATTAGAGCAGCACAGTGTATAGTTTTATTTGACACAGGACAGGACAACATTATAACAATAagttaatttgccatttttagtCAGAGTTAGCAGCTTTAGCATGTATTTCCACCCTGCACCCTGGTCACAAAGGCCTTAAAGGCAAAGGAAATCTACCTCTGAAATTGAGGTTTTCAGTATTCTGTGGAGAAACCTTTGTATGTATGTAAACTGTCCTCACATGAATCCTATTTTCAGAAATAAATGTTGGCGCAAGTGTTTGAGCATCAGGGCAGTCTCGAACAACTCTACATGCTTTAGAGAGTTCTTTGTATTGCCTCTGCAAAGATATGTAATGTCTTGAATGAAATGATTAATCGAGAATCATTCTTCATTTTTCCTCTTATCTATGCCAGTCTGGAATTCCTTCAGCAGGTATTGAGTATTAGGTCAGTGGAGAGCACAGTTAGCAGCCCGCTAGTCCCTCTATATCTCTGGAAACACACCAACTGCAAGGTCAGCTGTTTGAGTTTTAGAGTTAGCCCTCACATTTTGCGAGCAGCATTCCTCAGACCCTGTGTCGGTGTAATTTGTTTTCTAATGAATCTTATTGGACAATACATGTACGACTGAAGTCCTTTTCAAGAAGTCTCCCTTTCATAAAACAACACTGGGTGATAAACCTTATAAAGCGCCATTGGATTAATTAGCATTAGATCAAAGTCTTATGTTTTTTCCCCTTCTCTCCACTATACCCACATGTGGCACCCAGGCTCAACCCAAACATATGGGTTTATTTAGCTTTGTGGAAAGGTTAAATAGGAAACTTGGATTGGGGAAAAAAAGCACTGAATCTTTTTATATGATGAAATGTTCAAAGTTTTGGGGGCATTTTAAAACATACATGTAAACCCATATCAGTCTTTTGGTTTGAAAGTCTTGGCATGAGCAGAAATTTGGCCCCGATACCAACTTCTCCTTATTGCCCCTGTTTATACACAGTGGTTAGTGTGAGGCTAATTCTTTTGAACAAGACGCCTGCTCAAGGCCTCATTTGATATTGGCACCAGCCAACTAGCTGAGCATTGTGTAATTTTCTGTTCAGATGTGTTTATCAGCTTGTAAATTAAAAGGCTTGTTTTACAAGAACAATCtaaaattaaaatgttaataaaagcAAAACTCTTACCAATTAGAAAACACAGCTAACCAGAGAGAACAACCCTCCTCTCACTGATGTCACGAGATAACACTCATTTGATACCTCTCAAAATGTTAAGCATAAAGACATTAAATATTACAAAGAAAAATCTTTATTGGTTAAAAAAGCCTTTTTTTCACAGATTTGATTAATGACATTTTTTGCTATCATGCACTCACACATTGAACAACAGTGGATTCCCATGGAATGACATTATTTTCAACTCACTTCTTCAAACAAATCTGCAACCTTATTTGCCTTGTTCAGTGGATGTTAGATGCCGACTAAGCCCTTTCAGGACCAAAACAACCAAGGGTTCACACgaaaacactgttttagtgTAGTCATTTTCTGCCTGGTATGTGGTAAAATAAATTAGTTACATGCATAACAGAGAGAACGTTTGTCACTTACAAGTCATACAACATCCTAGCCAAAATCTCAGTGCAAACACCATTGTAGCGGAAAAATCCATGAGCCTCCATGTTTGAGTACCGATAATACTATGATGTAAAGTTTGCAAGTCAAAACTAAAATGTCCAATCAATGTTTCATCTACTAGTGTTTGGTATTTGTGGAGCTACattggcatatatatatattttattcaatGACTAAATATTAGTCCAGCTCTAACAAGCAGTCTTCTAAAAACTCACATTTGTGACAGTTAGCTTGATTTACAGTACTAAAACTCTATCTCTCAAGCAGCATGATTACATTGACTGACAAAAAAATATCCACGTCACCCactcaaaaaagaaaaaaagaaacaatttATTTCCCCTTTCCCATTCAAAAAGACATATGAGGAAGATAAAAAAATGGCATACTTTCTACGAGGAATAAAAAAAGTCTTTCTCTCAAAGATTTCCAGAAGtttcaacaaaacaaacaaaaaccagcTACTTCTGCCCGCCACCAATAAAACATCCCAAAATAAACAAACTAACACCACATATATTCAAAGTTTATCAGGAAAATGACAGTCCACTATGATTAATAAAAGCAACCTTTTGTTAATAAACGTATTGCAGAAATTTGGATAATTGTCAATAAATATGCAATTGGCTCTAGTGACTTATTACTGTTTTGACGTCATGTGAAGTATTATTCATGGATGTGGATATGGATATTCATATGGATATGAGTAGTAGTCAGTCATCTAGTGGTGGATGTCCTGTATTctttatgaataaataaatattaattcaTGAACTTCAGCTAGGGATCTACTCACGACCCTGTTTGACTAGATGGTGTTGAGGTCATAGGAGGTGAGGAACATGACGGGAACGTGTGTaatagtgggggggggggggggacttttcTGAAATACTGAAATGGGGGTGATTAGAAACGGCACGCCATTCTATGGCTGCAGAGCGAGGAAACAAAATCGATCACATCACCAAGGCAGAGTCTTCATGGCGGAAAGGTGGGACTGTCAGGAAGTGAGGAGAACCTGCTCGTGGCCTCTCGCCCTCTAGCTGTTCAGGTGTTAAGGCATGTTAGCGCTACTTTCAACGTCATCGTTAATAAACGAATAGTACCTTCAGCAGTGTGAGTAATTTTATGTCTCTGTATCAACTAGGGTCTGGAGCCAGGACGACCCTGCCGGGACTGTCCTCTTGACCCAGGAGGACTCGCGTCTCTCTCTTTGACCCCATTGTCTGTGGCCCTAGTGAGGCTGTCCACCACGGCTAGACGTCCAGGTCGTCGGGCCTGGCTCGGCTGCTCATGCGACTGCTGGCTCGGCTGCACGGCCGCGGGTCCATCAGCGCCAGCGGCTGCAGCTCGTGGCTGACTGCTGGCTTCTTGTGCTCGTGTGTGTCGTCGGGATAGTCAAAGGCCTGGGCGTGCGAGTTGGAGATGGTGCTGCCGTTCTGGCCCAGCCGGTTCTGCTCAGCACTGTAGTTGGCCCAGTTCTGCTCGGTCGCCTGCTTGTTGTAGTTGCGGCAGGAGTTGGTCCGCTCACCCGTGGCGAGCTTGTATCCCGGCGGAGACATGGGCGACAGGGGGGCGGTGGGCGAGGAGCATCCGTTGTAGTAGGCGTACTTCGTGGTGGACAGTTCCTTGGGCGTGGGGCTCAGGGTGCCGATGGTCGGGTACTGGTTCTGTTGCGTCTTTACGCGGTCCTTGATCCGTTTGAAGAGCACGTAGAACAGCTCGACGATGTTGAGAAGGAGGGACACCAGCGAGACCACCAGCATGAAGATGATGAAAACGGTCTTCTCGGTGGGCCTGGACAGGAAGCAGTCCACCCGGTGGGGGCAGGGCGATCGCTCGCACGTGTACACGGCAGAGAGGGTGAAACCGTAGATGTACCACTGGATCACCAGGAAGCCGACCTCGAAGACGGACTTGAAGAAGATGCTGACGATGTATGTGCGCAAGAGAGCCCCCTTCATCTTCACCTTGCCGTGCTCCTCCAGGCCGTGCTTGAGCTTCTTCAGCTCGATCTTCTTCAGGGGGATGTCCACGTCCCCGCCGTCGTTCTGCACCGCCTTGAGCTCCTCCTCTTTGCGATTGAGCTTCTCCTCCTTGCGCATCAGGTAGAAGACGTGCGCCAGGTAGAGGAGCGTGGGCGTGGACACGAAGATGATCTGCAGCACCCAGAAGCGCACGTGTGAGATCGGGAAGGACTTGTCGTAGCACACGTTCTCGCAACCGGGCTGCTGAGTGTTACAGTGGAAAGCCGACTGCTCGTCACCCCAAGCGGACTCCACGGCCGTTCCCAGAACTAGAATCCGGAAGATGAACAGGACTGAGAGCCAGACCTTCCCTCCGGCTGTGGAGTACGCCTGCACCTTGTCAAGGAGCCTTCCCAAAGCACTCCAGTCACCCATCTTTAGGTGCTTCTTGCTGTTGAAAAAAAGATTTATGGGATTATTTAGTATAAATTTTAAAATGTCATGACAGAGCTGATGTCATCTAAGCATGAAAAACCTGAATATGCTGCAGCATGTGGTATCCTATGTAGGTACTCAAAATATATGCAAAACAGACTGAGCAAAGCCAACGTTTCCATGACGGACTTTTAAGTTTTGGTTTTTCTCCAAAGGTAAAATTACAACAATATGTAGTTCATCACGTAACAATCGAATGGAAAAAAATCGTTGATGTCTTAAGCAAACGCTACCTGTGATAGTTTCCTTTATGAAAAGGCTCGTGGGGGgcgagtatgagtgtgtgagcgctCCTATTGGGGGTGGTGGGTTTTGGTTCTGTTCAGAAGGTGCAGGGTTGCCTTCAAACTCAGCGTTCACACTCGCACTTACTAATTGTGTTAAAGCAAGACGATGCGGGAAAACGAATAAGGAGCAACTATTACAGCATGTCACAGTGACAAGACAATAACAGGGTGAAATTTTAAACGCATCATCTCCTGAATGACTGAGTGGAGAGACTACTAGAACAAAATTAAAGGCAAACGACACGTGGCTTTAACAAGTCTCATTGTGATTTTATGCTAAGAACAGAAGGTTTGGGTACATTACCCTTTTCAGGACGCACATATAGGCCCCGGTGGCGCACAAAACCTCCAGGGAATTATGCAGTAATTTGACATCAAAGCACCAGTTCAACCCATGAATAAGACGCTCATTTAATCAAGAACTACCAATGTGCTCCGCCAACAGAATGATTTTCTCGTATTTTCTACCAATTAACATATGACATAAGACATAAGAGAAAATTCAATGTTCTACCTAAACGGGAAACAAAAATATTTCAGTCTAATATGAGGGAATGGTGTATTTAACTACTGTCATTTTATTAATATGGGCCTGTATCTTGTTTATAAAGCAGGGTGATTTTGCCTTATATCTGAATTCATTCCCAGTATAATGCCTTTTCTCTTTAGAAAAATGTTGTTCTGTGTGCCAATGATTCTTTCTGTTCCGTATAccaatatttaaaatgtttatagCAGTTGTTATCTAAATCATAACACATCACATAACCTGTAAGAGAGGAAAGACGTGAATGAAACAGTGAACGCAAGCAAATTGGctcctgaagagagagagagagagagagaaaaaagatcCGGTTGTCTTGAAAATATAAACTATTGGAAGATTTACCGAATATGGAAATTGTGGAATTTCCACTGAATGCATGTGGAACCTGTTTAACCTCTTGCACACACATTTTCTAAGTGCAGCACGTTTTATAGGTGTAAAAACGTCAGAAGTAGAAGTCGATGAAATCTATAAACTTTTTGTAACGTACCTGGAGAGACACCCAGAAGGAAGAAGAGAGCCCTAAGGCACTTTCTTCACAAGGTCTTGAGAGCACCGCTTTCTTGAAATCCAACTCGGGGACTACAGAGAAACTGAGAGGCACTTGTCAAACTTTCTTTGCTTATAAGAGACTTTGCACGGTGTTGGGGAGAAAGAAGCGAGAGGGCACACGTAGTTCTCACATGACCCCTACGTCAGAACATTTTGGATCTTCTTACACCGTCTTTATGAATATTGTCTTGAGTTCGGCTAATCTTGTCATCCTGCCAACAAGTTTATATCTTACAAATCATCTGATTTATTGTCTGGTCAGCTCATCGGTTTCTAATAAGCGAACGTAAATCGCAATATTTGTGATTAAATGGCGTTTAAACACAAATGTTTTAATAGTACATTATATACACAAGTCAGTGTGCCACCGTATATGTAAAACATTTTTCTCTAGGACAAACTTTTTATTGCACATAACTGTTTAACTTATGTCCATACTATACAAACATATCATAatttaacacattttaaatcGCACCACATCAGTAAATGCAAGAGAAACAACTACAAAAAAACAACTACTActtttttaaatctgaaactTGCGACATAGCAGCTTGTTTAAAGCTGATATTTACGCGTTATTAGCCTATAATAACCAGCTGATGCGGGCCAGGATGCTCTCCACGCAGCAGGTGCACTGCGCCATCTGCTGTTCAACTATATATATGACATCTCCATAGGTGTACTTTTGCTGTTAGTTTGCTTCTGCAAGGCTACTGACTTTTCTGACTCCACTCATTCTCTGTGCTCTTGTTCATGTGATTCTGTTTCAAGCTCTCCTCCATTTCCAGGCCTGAAACTGATGTAAATGGACCATAATGAGCGTTGGCACTGTAGTGTACCACAACGTCGGGTTTGGATCGCCTGCTTACCCTACGGCAAAGTAAATAAAACACTTCAAGAACATTCAAGGCCAGAGATACACAGGCAACCACCAGCATGAAGATAATGAAGATGGTTTTCTCTCTGGGTCTGGACATGAAGCACTCCGTCTTAATACGACACGGCTTCATATCGCAATGGAAAATGGGTTCCATCACAAAACCGTACAGGAAGTACTGTCCAATAATGAAGGCTAACTCTAGGAGGATTTTGAAAAACAGCTGAGCCAGGTAGCTCCCCAGTAACCTGCCCTTGATCTGAACTTTGCCATTTTCATCCGTGTACTTGGGCGACTTCACCGAATGGCTGATCTTTTGCATCTGCCTGAGTTTGTTCTCCTGGTGGATCACGTGGACGGCGTGGCCCAGGTACAGCAGGGTCGGCGTGGACACGAAGATGATCTGCATGACCCAGAAGCGCATGTGTGAGATGGGGAACATCCAGTCGTAGCACACGTTCTCGCAGCCGGGCGTGTTGGAGTTGCAGACCATCTCAGAACGCTCGTCCCCCCACACGCTCTCGGCCGCTGTAGTCAGGACGAGGATCCTGAAGATAAAGAGGACGCTCATCCATATCTTGCCAATGACGGTGGAGTGGGACTGCACCTTGTCCAGTAAAGACGAGAGAAACCCCCAGTCCCCCATTGTCTCTGGTGTTCAGTCTTACTCTAGTAGATCAAAGATAAAAAAGAGATTCCTGTTAAATATCTAGAAGGATCTGGTTTTATACACGGTGTAAACACAATAATAATGGTGTGTGAGCAGTGGCAAGCATGAATTCATTCCACAAGTGATTTATTTGCTATAttctaatatttttaaaaattactaTATTAACCATCATATATGTActatattgtttattttttatgtggTTCCCATTTCACACATATAAGTGTGACTGCAGTCTTCATGCATTTAGTCTAAATTGGTTTTAA
The window above is part of the Brachyhypopomus gauderio isolate BG-103 chromosome 9, BGAUD_0.2, whole genome shotgun sequence genome. Proteins encoded here:
- the gja1b gene encoding gap junction alpha-1 protein; translation: MGDWSALGRLLDKVQAYSTAGGKVWLSVLFIFRILVLGTAVESAWGDEQSAFHCNTQQPGCENVCYDKSFPISHVRFWVLQIIFVSTPTLLYLAHVFYLMRKEEKLNRKEEELKAVQNDGGDVDIPLKKIELKKLKHGLEEHGKVKMKGALLRTYIVSIFFKSVFEVGFLVIQWYIYGFTLSAVYTCERSPCPHRVDCFLSRPTEKTVFIIFMLVVSLVSLLLNIVELFYVLFKRIKDRVKTQQNQYPTIGTLSPTPKELSTTKYAYYNGCSSPTAPLSPMSPPGYKLATGERTNSCRNYNKQATEQNWANYSAEQNRLGQNGSTISNSHAQAFDYPDDTHEHKKPAVSHELQPLALMDPRPCSRASSRMSSRARPDDLDV
- the gja13.2 gene encoding gap junction Cx32.2 protein, whose amino-acid sequence is MGDWGFLSSLLDKVQSHSTVIGKIWMSVLFIFRILVLTTAAESVWGDERSEMVCNSNTPGCENVCYDWMFPISHMRFWVMQIIFVSTPTLLYLGHAVHVIHQENKLRQMQKISHSVKSPKYTDENGKVQIKGRLLGSYLAQLFFKILLELAFIIGQYFLYGFVMEPIFHCDMKPCRIKTECFMSRPREKTIFIIFMLVVACVSLALNVLEVFYLLCRRVSRRSKPDVVVHYSANAHYGPFTSVSGLEMEESLKQNHMNKSTENEWSQKSQ